A segment of the Peptoclostridium acidaminophilum DSM 3953 genome:
AAAGCTCAAGGAGTTCCAGGACGAGATTGAAACCGGCGTTGGCCAGCTCTACAAGGTTGTTCAATTCGACGGATTGAGCGTAGATTACGTTATAGACAAGGACTACAACATAAGGAGCTCGAAAATGAAACTCAAGATGCGCGTTGACGATCCGCAGACTTCAAGGTATGTTGACATGACATTAGATATTGATTCGAACCTTTGGGACATAGGAAAGAAGGCGAAGCTCGACATTCCTGACATCACATCTGAAAATTCGGTTGACTGGAGCGAGATGAGCGGCTTCATGCCCGCAGGAGCTGAAGCTCAGGTGCCACAGGAGTAGCCTCTTGTCCAAAGCAGGATTCAGGCGCTGCTGCATGGACTTCTTGTTAATTATGTTAACTTCGTGCAAAGTTGTGGAATTTGGCGCTTCAAGGTAGTATAATGGTTTTAGGGATCATACTTTAGGGATAATACTTTTAGCTCGTAACATTACACTGTAGATGACACTGTAAAAGGGGGCTTGCGAATGCTTAATGGGAATAAGATAAGGGAATTCAGACTTAGTCTCGGTTACACCGCAAAGGATATAGAGGTTCTGACGCAGGATCAAAAGTACGGAACTTGCATTTCCAAATCGTATCTCGAGGAGCTGGAAAGAGGAGACAAGAAAAACCCGAGCTTCCAAAAGGTAGTTGTGCTTGCCAGCATTCTGGGCTGCAAGCTTGACGAACTCATCACCTCTTATGAGCATTAACTTTATTGTGACTTTATTGTTTAAATCATAAAATCCAGGGACGGCCGATTAATGGGCTTCCCTGGATTTCTTTTGTTAAATATGGTATTCTATTCTGCGCTTTCAGCGTTGCTTTCCGTTTCAATGCTTTTCTTTCTTGGAGGCCTGGGCCCGAAATACTGGTAGTAGTAGCATTTTATTCTTCCGTTATAGAGCTTCCTGTTCTTGCTCGCCTTCTTGCCGAAGCTCCTTTCGAAATCCTCGCTCGAAGTTATCACGTAGTATGACCACGTGTCAAGTTTTCCAAATGCCTTGCCCATTTCCTCATAGAGCCTCAGAACGCTCTCCCTCTCGCTCATTCTTTCTCCGTAAGGCGGGTTGCATATTATCTTGCCGTACTTCTTGGAGGAGCTCAGCTCCTGCATTGGCCTCGATTGGAAGTGTATATGCTCGTCCACTCCTGCGTTTTCCGCGTTTTGCATGGCGCTTTTTACGAGCCTGCCGTCTATGTCGTAGCCTTCTATGCTCATCTGTGCGTCATGGTCTATGGCTTCGTAGGCTTCCTTTTTTAACTTCTTCCACATGCCGTCCGGAATCATGTCCCATTTTTCAGATGCGAAGCTTCTTGAAAGACCGGGCGCTATGTTCGCCCCTATCATGGCGGCCTCTATCGGTATTGTGCCGGAGCCGCAGAAAGGGTCTATAAGGGCTATGTCGCTCTTCCACTTGCTTATTATTATAAGTCCGGCAGCGAGCGTCTCTTTTATTGGAGCCTCGCCAAAGCCTTCCCTGTAGCCTCTCTTGTGGAGTCCCGCGCCGCTTGTGTCTATCGACACGGTAACGACGTCTTTGAGTATTGACACGTGTATTGGATACTTGGCTCCCGTCTCGGCAAACCATTCCTTGTTGTAGGTCTGCTTGAGGCTCTCGACGGTCGCCTTCTTTGTTATGGCCTGTATGTCTGACAGGCTGAAGAGCTTCGAATTCACTGACTTGGCGTCAGCCACCGGAAACTCGGCGTCCTCTGGTATTATGTCCGACCAGGGAAGCGCCTTAGTCTGCTGGAAGAGCTGCTCGAAGGTTGTAGCCCTGAAGCTGCCCATCTTGAGGTACACCCTGTCTGCACATCTGAGCCAGAGGTTGCATTTGCAGATTGCCGCCTCGTCTCCTGTGAAGGTGACCTTGCCATTTTCTACTGTTACTTTGTCGTACCCTAGCGCTTTTATCTCGTCGGCCACTACCGATTCGAGACCGAATGCGGCCGTGGCTATGATTTCATATTTTCCCATTTGCATCTCCCGTTTGTTTTATTGTTTGCTTGCCCTATTTGTCGCGCGACTTGATATATCCCTTGTCTATGAGCTTTTGTATGTGCTCCTCGACCTTCTGGTCTATGTCCACGCCGTACTCCTCCTCGAGCACGAAGCACATGGATATTGTTGTCTGAGCCACATCGAGCAGCTCCTTTGCTATCTCGTCGAGCACTTCCTTTTGTGTCATGCTGACCTTCTCGCCGCTGATGCCCCTGAATTTACCTATGGCGCGTGCCAGCTCGCCCTGCTCCTCGGCAACCTTCAGCGCCGTGCTCTCTAGCGACGGCGAAAGTCCGTCAAGCTTTGGAAGGCTTATTGTCTTGAATTTGAGGTGTCTTTTCATGCTGATTTCTCCTCCAGATATATGCTAAAACAAGTATACCACAAGCTTATTGATTGTTGTTAACGCAAGTTGACGCATTCTGAAAGTTTGTCAATATCAGCTTCCAGCAGGCTCCTCACCCGCATGTCGGCTCTTTCCAGGCTGTTTTCGGCCTCTACTCCGACGCTTACCATGCCGGCGCTCCTGGCAGCCTCTATTCCCGAAGCCGCGTCTTCAAATACGGCGCACTCGCTCGGGGACTCGCAGAGCAGCCCGGCGCACAGCAGGAATATCTGGGGAT
Coding sequences within it:
- a CDS encoding THUMP domain-containing class I SAM-dependent RNA methyltransferase yields the protein MGKYEIIATAAFGLESVVADEIKALGYDKVTVENGKVTFTGDEAAICKCNLWLRCADRVYLKMGSFRATTFEQLFQQTKALPWSDIIPEDAEFPVADAKSVNSKLFSLSDIQAITKKATVESLKQTYNKEWFAETGAKYPIHVSILKDVVTVSIDTSGAGLHKRGYREGFGEAPIKETLAAGLIIISKWKSDIALIDPFCGSGTIPIEAAMIGANIAPGLSRSFASEKWDMIPDGMWKKLKKEAYEAIDHDAQMSIEGYDIDGRLVKSAMQNAENAGVDEHIHFQSRPMQELSSSKKYGKIICNPPYGERMSERESVLRLYEEMGKAFGKLDTWSYYVITSSEDFERSFGKKASKNRKLYNGRIKCYYYQYFGPRPPRKKSIETESNAESAE
- a CDS encoding helix-turn-helix domain-containing protein, which encodes MLNGNKIREFRLSLGYTAKDIEVLTQDQKYGTCISKSYLEELERGDKKNPSFQKVVVLASILGCKLDELITSYEH
- a CDS encoding MazG-like family protein, yielding MKRHLKFKTISLPKLDGLSPSLESTALKVAEEQGELARAIGKFRGISGEKVSMTQKEVLDEIAKELLDVAQTTISMCFVLEEEYGVDIDQKVEEHIQKLIDKGYIKSRDK